The Nocardia sp. NBC_01503 sequence TCGCAGGTGGGAGCAGTCCGCAGCACGGTGCCGAACCGGGCACTCAGTTGGGTGCGCTCGAGGCCTATGCCGCGCAAGCCCACGGATATCTCAGTGTGGGCGGCGAACAGTTGGGTCAGCTGCCTGGTTTGTTGCGACCGATGGTGCTCGAGTCGTGGCTGCGCAGTGTGCGCGGCGGCGTCGATCCCATGGACGACAACGACGGCCGCGGACTGCGCGGCGCTGATCTCGAACGCTATCGAGACGCCCATCCGATCGCCGCTGTCATGCCGCTGGTCGACAAGTTGCTGCTGCGCGATGCCACCAGCACGGGGCTGATCGTGGTGGTGGCCGATCAGTTCGGTCGGGTGTTGTCGGTGCACGGCAATACCGATCGGGTGCAGGCCGCGGCCGACGCCGGTCTGCGTGAGGGCAATGATCTGAGCGAGCGCCGGGTCGGCACCAATGCGGTGGGCCTGGTGGTGCGGACCGGCCGGGCGGCCTGGATTCACGGGCCGGAGCATTTCCTGCATCGTATGCATCAGATCACCGGAGCGGCTGCGCCCGTTCATGATCCGGATGGCCGTCTGGTGGGTGTGCTGATGATCGCGGGCGGGGTGCGGGTCGCGCGCCCGGAGATTCTGGCGCTGGTCAAGGCGGCGGCGACGGCGGCGGAGATGGATCTGCTGCTGGCGGCGGTGCGTTCGGGCCATGATCGCCGATCCGGTGCCGACGCGCCGATGCCCGAACGGCTGGGTCTGGAGGTGCTGGGTCTGGGCCAGCCGCAGTTGACGGTGGCGGGTGAGCGAGTTCCATTGTCGCAGCGCCATGCCGAGATCCTGCTGCTGTTGGCCGAGCATCCCGAGGGCCTGTCCGCCGATCACCTGGCTCTGCTGCTCGATGACGCCGATCTGGACAACGCCACCATTCGCGCCGCCATGTCGCGGTTGCGGTCGGTGGTCGGTCCGAATGTGTTCGGTTCGCGCCCTTACCGTTTGCGGGTTCCGATCGCCACGGATGTGGAGGCGCTGCGGGCCGCGCTGGATTCCGGGGATGTGGATGCGGCGGTGCGCCTGTACGCGGGTCCGGCACTGCCGCGTTCGAATGCGCCGGGAGTTATAGACATTCGCGATGAATTGCGGGTGCGCCTGCGCACCGCTGTGTTGCGTTCCGGTGAAGCCGCCGTCCTGAGCAAGTGGACCTCGGGTGCGGAAGGTCGTGACGATGCGGCCGCCTGGGCGGCGTATCGCTCGACGGTGGACCGTGATTCACCGCTGTATTCGCAGATCGAGGCGAAGATCCGGGTGCTGGATCGGCGGATGGGCGCCGATGCAACGCAGATGCAACGTTTCGACTCATAGTCTTCGCATCCGAAAGTGTGCTCGGTCACACGTTGGCTCTGCCATGTGGTTGCACCCACATTATTCGCGGTCTCCGCGTAATCTCCGAAACCAACTAGACGCTCGTCCAACTTTTTTTCGGGAAAAAGTTCCGTTTTATTCGCTTTGCCCCTAGTCTTCGCAATGCATGGACGGCATCCGTGTGATGCGGGTGACAGAGCATCGCTCACGAGAGTCGGGTGAGCAACGCTCGCCGGTGAAGTTGGAGGAGAAGAGAGAGCACGACAATCCGATGCGGGTGACCCGGAGGCAACCGCATCCCCGGCCGCGACATAACGGGCAACCGGCCGGAACGAGCACATAGGAAATCACGCGCGAAAGCGTCATCCCCGACGCCGCGCATTCGTCGAATCACCCAGGGCAATGCGGTCTTCCGCGACCTGGCATCCGGTATCCCACCGGTGTGTCCAGGTCTATTTCGCGATGCCCGAAAGCGTTCGGCCACATAGCAATTCGGGCAAATCGAGGAGGCTCTGGTGCAGGGTACGGAGTTGGGTGGTTTCGGACCGGGCAGCGATCGGGCGGTGGGCAGTGCGCCCACGCCGGAGGCCTTCGAACTCACCCCCGGTCAGCTCGGACTCTGGTACGCCCAGCTGCTCGATCCGGATGTGCCGATCAATGTCGCGCAGTATCTCGATGTGCACGGCGATCTCGACGCCGCCGCAGTGGAGCGCGCCAGCGGTGACGCGATTCGCGAATTCCAGGCCGTGGTGGTGCGCCTGATCGAGGTCGACGGACAGCCCCGGCAGATCGTGGATCCCACTCTGCCCGTGGCGGTTCCGTACCTGGACCTGCGTGAGAACGCCGATCCGGAGGCCGCGGCCCGGGAATGGATGCACGCCGACTTCTCCGCCCCAGTGGATCTGCTGCACGATCGGCTCTTCGCCGGTGCGGTGCTGCACGTCGGCGAACAGCGGTACTTCTTCTACCTGCGCTGCCATCACATCCTGTTGGACGGTTA is a genomic window containing:
- a CDS encoding GAF domain-containing protein; translated protein: MVSNLAGGSSPQHGAEPGTQLGALEAYAAQAHGYLSVGGEQLGQLPGLLRPMVLESWLRSVRGGVDPMDDNDGRGLRGADLERYRDAHPIAAVMPLVDKLLLRDATSTGLIVVVADQFGRVLSVHGNTDRVQAAADAGLREGNDLSERRVGTNAVGLVVRTGRAAWIHGPEHFLHRMHQITGAAAPVHDPDGRLVGVLMIAGGVRVARPEILALVKAAATAAEMDLLLAAVRSGHDRRSGADAPMPERLGLEVLGLGQPQLTVAGERVPLSQRHAEILLLLAEHPEGLSADHLALLLDDADLDNATIRAAMSRLRSVVGPNVFGSRPYRLRVPIATDVEALRAALDSGDVDAAVRLYAGPALPRSNAPGVIDIRDELRVRLRTAVLRSGEAAVLSKWTSGAEGRDDAAAWAAYRSTVDRDSPLYSQIEAKIRVLDRRMGADATQMQRFDS